Proteins found in one Triticum urartu cultivar G1812 chromosome 4, Tu2.1, whole genome shotgun sequence genomic segment:
- the LOC125554139 gene encoding signaling peptide TAXIMIN 2-like yields MGADDGRRDDDGWQCRPLGLLIGLPFAALALVLSLAGAVVWILGSALSCVCPCCVCCAAAANLAVGLVQMPVKVIRWFIRQIPC; encoded by the exons ATGGGGGCGGACGATGGTCGTCGCGACGACGACGGCTGGCAGTGCCGGCCGCTGGGGCTCCTGATCGGCCTGCCGTTCGCCGCCCTCGCGTTAGTGCTCTCGCTCGCCGGCGCCGTCGTCTGGATCCTCGG GTCGGCGCTGAGCTGCGTGTGCCCGTGCTGCGTGTGctgcgcggcggcggcgaacctGGCGGTGGGCCTCGTCCAGATGCCCGTCAAGGTCATCCGCTGGTTCATCAGGCAGATCCCCTGCTAG
- the LOC125552667 gene encoding dnaJ homolog subfamily B member 4-like, whose translation MGVDYYKVLGVDRGASDDDLKKAYRKLAMRWHPDKNPTTKKEAEAKFKQISEAYEVLSDSQKRTIYDQLGEEGLKGQPPPGAGGPGASSFYPGGGQSTSFHFNPRSADDIFAEFFGFSGPSFLGGMPGGSMRGEPRSYGGGVFSNEYLAKRFAEGSAGNMPRPSHKPAPIENQLSVTLADLYKGVAKKMKISREVIETSGRVSQVEEILTIDVKPGWKKGTKITFPEKGNESPSMMPADIVFIIEEKPHDVFTREGNDLVMTQKISLVEALTGYTVQLTTLDGRSLSRQVNSVIHPSYEEVIPGEGMPIPKEPGKKGNLRVKFSIKFPSRLTSDQKAGIKRLLGS comes from the exons ATGGGGGTCGACTACTACAAGGTCCTCGGCGTCGACCGCGGCGCCAGCGACGACGACCTCAAGAAGGCCTACCGCAAGCTCGCCATGCGGTGGCACCCAGACAAGAACCCCACCACCAAGAAGGAGGCGGAGGCCAAGTTCAAGCAGATCTCCGAGGCGTACGAG GTCCTTAGCGACTCCCAGAAACGCACAATATATGACCAGCTAGGGGAAGAAGGGCTCAAGGGACAGCCGCCTCCAGGGGCAGGAGGTCCTGGTGCATCTTCTTTCTACCCTGGTGGTGGCCAGTCAACCTCATTTCACTTCAATCCGAGGAGTGCGGATGATATATTTGCTGAGTTTTTTGGATTTTCTGGGCCTTCCTTCCTGGGTGGCATGCCGGGTGGCAGCATGAGAGGGGAACCAAGATCTTATGGTGGGGGCGTGTTTAGCAACGAGTATCTCGCTAAGCGATTTGCAGAGGGTTCTGCCGGCAATATGCCGCGCCCATCACACAAACCAGCACCCATTGAGAATCAGCTTTCAGTGACCCTTGCGGATTTGTATAAGGGTGTGGCCAAAAAGATGAAAATCTCAAGAGAGGTCATAGAGACCAGTGG GAGAGTTTCACAGGTAGAAGAAATTCTGACGATAGATGTGAAGCCCGGTTGGAAGAAGGGGACAAAGATCACCTTCCCTGAAAAGGGAAATGAATCTCCAAGCATGATGCCTGCTGATATTGTCTTCATCATTGAAGAGAAGCCCCATGATGTTTTCACCAGGGAAGGAAACGATCTTGTCATGACACAGAAGATCTCCTTGGTGGAAGCACTGACTGGCTATACCGTGCAACTCACAACGCTCGACGGGCGGAGCTTGTCTAGACAAGTTAACTCGGTAATCCACCCTAGCTATGAAGAGGTGATCCCTGGAGAGGGGATGCCAATACCCAAGGAGCCCGGTAAGAAGGGAAATCTGCGCGTTAAGTTCAGCATCAAGTTCCCTTCCAGGCTGACATCTGACCAGAAAGCTGGGATCAAAAGGCTGTTGGGTTCTTAG